One Punica granatum isolate Tunisia-2019 chromosome 3, ASM765513v2, whole genome shotgun sequence genomic window carries:
- the LOC116202076 gene encoding uncharacterized protein LOC116202076 isoform X2, translated as MHLLMSKSSKRKWIMAEDAALISCMIDLRNMGSHNADTGFKSGYLPELEKMLFEKLPNSGIKARPHIESRLKTLKREWAIVYDMMLNTSGFGWDSTRKMVTAEDDVWEAYVASHKEAAPFRQRSFPHFEELSMIYAKDRATGKDVQSVKDILQELDIEDLTATAEEADANHSNPNESGNANTPTSGDVSRAHQPPTDATGSASAGKKRKKSEADFSTISHDVNTMASDMKEACIMLSKSVHSDVLQEKFLELPGALRSVEGLTSAQVRMAIQKFGMHPNYILFFFVLNQNTAWKWFRISLQITEAGQLGIFLRQSFLGPC; from the exons ATGCATCTGCTC ATGAGTAAGAGTAGCAAAAGGAAATGGATTATGGCTGAGGATGCAGCGCTCATATCTTGCATGATTGACTTACGGAATATGGGCAGTCATAATGCCGACACAGGGTTTAAGTCTGGCTACTTGCCAGAACTTGAGAAAATGCTATTCGAAAAGCTCCCGAATAGCGGTATCAAGGCGAGGCCTCACATTGAATCTCGACTGAAGACACTGAAGAGGGAATGGGCTATCGTGTATGATATGATGCTTAACACATCTGGCTTTGGATGGGATTCAACACGGAAGATGGTCACAGCGGAAGACGATGTTTGGGAGGCTTATGTTGCG AGTCACAAAGAAGCCGCTCCATTTAGACAGAGAAGTTTTCCTCATTTCGAAGAATTATCTATGATATATGCAAAGGATCGAGCTACTGGAAAAGATGTTCAATCTGTTAAAGATATTCTACAAGAGCTTGATATTGAAGATTTGACTGCAACAGCCGAAGAAGCGGATGCGAATCATTCAAATCCAAATGAATCTGGCAATGCAAATACCCCTACATCAGGAGATGTTTCCCGTGCTCATCAGCCACCTACAGATGCAACGGGAAGTGCTTCTGCAggtaaaaaaaggaaaaagagtgAAGCTGATTTCTCCACAATTTCTCATGATGTGAATACAATGGCCTCCGACATGAAAGAGGCTTGCATTATGCTCTCGAAGAGTGTCCACTCGGACGTCCTTCAAGAGAAGTTCCTTGAACTTCCGGGAGCTCTTCGTAGTGTGGAGGGCCTTACTTCAGCACAAGTTCGCATGGCAATTCAAAAGTTCGGAATGCATCCGAATTATAtcctgtttttttttgtactgAACCAGAACACAGCTTGGAAATGGTTCAGGATTTCATTGCAAATCACTGAAGCGGGACAACTAGGTATATTTCTTCGTCAAAGCTTTTTGGGACCTTGCTGA
- the LOC116202076 gene encoding uncharacterized protein LOC116202076 isoform X1 — translation MFFLDGRVLQLMGEYYEMLFLGNMDLGCQLMSKSSKRKWIMAEDAALISCMIDLRNMGSHNADTGFKSGYLPELEKMLFEKLPNSGIKARPHIESRLKTLKREWAIVYDMMLNTSGFGWDSTRKMVTAEDDVWEAYVASHKEAAPFRQRSFPHFEELSMIYAKDRATGKDVQSVKDILQELDIEDLTATAEEADANHSNPNESGNANTPTSGDVSRAHQPPTDATGSASAGKKRKKSEADFSTISHDVNTMASDMKEACIMLSKSVHSDVLQEKFLELPGALRSVEGLTSAQVRMAIQKFGMHPNYILFFFVLNQNTAWKWFRISLQITEAGQLGIFLRQSFLGPC, via the exons ATGTTCTTCCTGGATGGGAGGGTTCTGCAGCTGATGGGAGAGTATTACGAGATGCTCTTTCTAGGGAACATGGACTTAGGGTGCCAACTG ATGAGTAAGAGTAGCAAAAGGAAATGGATTATGGCTGAGGATGCAGCGCTCATATCTTGCATGATTGACTTACGGAATATGGGCAGTCATAATGCCGACACAGGGTTTAAGTCTGGCTACTTGCCAGAACTTGAGAAAATGCTATTCGAAAAGCTCCCGAATAGCGGTATCAAGGCGAGGCCTCACATTGAATCTCGACTGAAGACACTGAAGAGGGAATGGGCTATCGTGTATGATATGATGCTTAACACATCTGGCTTTGGATGGGATTCAACACGGAAGATGGTCACAGCGGAAGACGATGTTTGGGAGGCTTATGTTGCG AGTCACAAAGAAGCCGCTCCATTTAGACAGAGAAGTTTTCCTCATTTCGAAGAATTATCTATGATATATGCAAAGGATCGAGCTACTGGAAAAGATGTTCAATCTGTTAAAGATATTCTACAAGAGCTTGATATTGAAGATTTGACTGCAACAGCCGAAGAAGCGGATGCGAATCATTCAAATCCAAATGAATCTGGCAATGCAAATACCCCTACATCAGGAGATGTTTCCCGTGCTCATCAGCCACCTACAGATGCAACGGGAAGTGCTTCTGCAggtaaaaaaaggaaaaagagtgAAGCTGATTTCTCCACAATTTCTCATGATGTGAATACAATGGCCTCCGACATGAAAGAGGCTTGCATTATGCTCTCGAAGAGTGTCCACTCGGACGTCCTTCAAGAGAAGTTCCTTGAACTTCCGGGAGCTCTTCGTAGTGTGGAGGGCCTTACTTCAGCACAAGTTCGCATGGCAATTCAAAAGTTCGGAATGCATCCGAATTATAtcctgtttttttttgtactgAACCAGAACACAGCTTGGAAATGGTTCAGGATTTCATTGCAAATCACTGAAGCGGGACAACTAGGTATATTTCTTCGTCAAAGCTTTTTGGGACCTTGCTGA
- the LOC116202076 gene encoding uncharacterized protein LOC116202076 isoform X3 — translation MSKSSKRKWIMAEDAALISCMIDLRNMGSHNADTGFKSGYLPELEKMLFEKLPNSGIKARPHIESRLKTLKREWAIVYDMMLNTSGFGWDSTRKMVTAEDDVWEAYVASHKEAAPFRQRSFPHFEELSMIYAKDRATGKDVQSVKDILQELDIEDLTATAEEADANHSNPNESGNANTPTSGDVSRAHQPPTDATGSASAGKKRKKSEADFSTISHDVNTMASDMKEACIMLSKSVHSDVLQEKFLELPGALRSVEGLTSAQVRMAIQKFGMHPNYILFFFVLNQNTAWKWFRISLQITEAGQLGIFLRQSFLGPC, via the exons ATGAGTAAGAGTAGCAAAAGGAAATGGATTATGGCTGAGGATGCAGCGCTCATATCTTGCATGATTGACTTACGGAATATGGGCAGTCATAATGCCGACACAGGGTTTAAGTCTGGCTACTTGCCAGAACTTGAGAAAATGCTATTCGAAAAGCTCCCGAATAGCGGTATCAAGGCGAGGCCTCACATTGAATCTCGACTGAAGACACTGAAGAGGGAATGGGCTATCGTGTATGATATGATGCTTAACACATCTGGCTTTGGATGGGATTCAACACGGAAGATGGTCACAGCGGAAGACGATGTTTGGGAGGCTTATGTTGCG AGTCACAAAGAAGCCGCTCCATTTAGACAGAGAAGTTTTCCTCATTTCGAAGAATTATCTATGATATATGCAAAGGATCGAGCTACTGGAAAAGATGTTCAATCTGTTAAAGATATTCTACAAGAGCTTGATATTGAAGATTTGACTGCAACAGCCGAAGAAGCGGATGCGAATCATTCAAATCCAAATGAATCTGGCAATGCAAATACCCCTACATCAGGAGATGTTTCCCGTGCTCATCAGCCACCTACAGATGCAACGGGAAGTGCTTCTGCAggtaaaaaaaggaaaaagagtgAAGCTGATTTCTCCACAATTTCTCATGATGTGAATACAATGGCCTCCGACATGAAAGAGGCTTGCATTATGCTCTCGAAGAGTGTCCACTCGGACGTCCTTCAAGAGAAGTTCCTTGAACTTCCGGGAGCTCTTCGTAGTGTGGAGGGCCTTACTTCAGCACAAGTTCGCATGGCAATTCAAAAGTTCGGAATGCATCCGAATTATAtcctgtttttttttgtactgAACCAGAACACAGCTTGGAAATGGTTCAGGATTTCATTGCAAATCACTGAAGCGGGACAACTAGGTATATTTCTTCGTCAAAGCTTTTTGGGACCTTGCTGA